The following are from one region of the Planctomycetota bacterium genome:
- a CDS encoding flagellin translates to MDAAAITKVQVNTASFLNAASLQVEVDVVASAQTGGLYYNGSTTPPGLTLSALTLEVAGPFGVETLTIQSGQPLSKIVQGVNNVTSLTGVRASLINNDANSGIVFTSTDYGSNSFVSVKRLGAPATGNSWQTYRFQDDLPVEANTPFGWSSLIGAGTITTADRDQGRDVAALVNGNLATGNGLRIKVNSASLGLDLTLKAAVATTPSGTPTTFTITGGGALYQLGPDVTALQQSNVGIQSVAASKLGATLVNGTVEYLSSLKDGQANSVAASVQRGNFKTASDILGAAIDEVTVLRGRLGAFERNVLDTNTRSLQSQFENLTASNSVLRDADFAEETSRLTRAQILSSAGTSVLTLANQQSQQVLQLLG, encoded by the coding sequence GTGGACGCGGCGGCGATCACCAAGGTGCAGGTCAACACCGCGAGCTTCCTGAACGCCGCGAGCCTGCAGGTCGAGGTCGATGTCGTCGCCTCCGCGCAGACCGGCGGGCTGTACTACAACGGCTCGACCACCCCGCCCGGGCTGACGCTGTCGGCCCTCACCCTGGAGGTCGCCGGCCCGTTCGGGGTCGAGACGCTCACGATCCAGTCGGGCCAGCCCCTGAGCAAGATCGTGCAGGGCGTGAACAACGTGACCTCGCTGACGGGCGTGCGCGCCTCGCTCATCAACAACGACGCGAACTCGGGCATCGTCTTCACCTCGACCGACTACGGGTCGAACTCGTTCGTCTCGGTGAAGCGCCTGGGCGCGCCGGCGACGGGCAACTCGTGGCAGACGTACCGGTTCCAGGACGACCTGCCGGTGGAGGCCAACACGCCCTTCGGCTGGTCGTCGCTCATCGGCGCCGGCACCATCACCACCGCCGACCGCGACCAGGGGCGCGATGTCGCGGCGCTCGTCAACGGGAACCTCGCGACGGGCAACGGGCTGCGCATCAAGGTCAACTCGGCGAGCCTGGGGCTGGACCTCACGCTCAAGGCGGCGGTCGCCACCACGCCCTCGGGCACCCCCACGACCTTCACCATCACCGGCGGGGGCGCGCTGTACCAGCTCGGGCCGGACGTGACGGCGTTGCAGCAGTCGAACGTGGGCATCCAGTCGGTCGCCGCTTCGAAGCTCGGCGCCACGCTGGTCAACGGGACGGTGGAGTACCTCAGCTCGCTCAAGGACGGGCAGGCGAACAGCGTCGCCGCGTCGGTGCAGCGGGGGAACTTCAAGACGGCGAGCGACATCCTCGGCGCCGCGATCGACGAGGTCACGGTGCTGCGCGGGCGCCTGGGCGCGTTCGAGCGGAACGTGCTCGACACCAACACGCGATCGCTGCAGTCACAGTTCGAGAACCTCACGGCGAGCAACTCGGTCCTGCGCGACGCGGATTTCGCGGAAGAGACCAGCCGCCTGACCAGGGCCCAGATCCTCTCGAGCGCGGGCACGTCGGTGCTCACGCTCGCGAACCAGCAGAGCCAGCAGGTGCTGCAGCTGCTCGGCTAG